The window GCCTGATCCTGCTCGTCGTCGGCGGACTGCTGTTTGCGCAGAACCTCGACGTGATCGACGTGCGACCCTACTGGCGCTACTGGCCTGTCGCACCGCTGGCCATCGGTCTGTTCAAGCTGATCGCGCCGGGCAGTCGCGGCGACCGTATCCTGGGCCTGATTCTCACCGCATTCGGCGGTGCGCACCTGGCGCGCGTGCTGGGCTACTGGTCGCCGAGGCCTCCGGACCTCGTCGCGCTGGTCCTCATGGCCGTCGGCGGCTACTTCGTCTTTCGTGGCCTCTTCGGCAGCCGCATTCCCGACGCCGGCCCCGATTCGAGCGAAACCATCTCCGGATTCACGATCATGGGTGGGTTCGGGCGCACGAACAACTCGAAGGCCTTTCGCGGTGGCGATCTCACGGTGTTCATGGGCGGCTGCGAGATCGATCTGCGGCAGGCGTCGATGCGGGAACCGGCGGCCATCGACGTGTTCGTGATGTGGGGCGGCGTGGAGGTGCGAGTACCGGAGGACTGGACCGTGGAGACGCGAGGCACGCCGCTGCTCGGAGGCTTCGTCGACAAGACGCGTCCGCCGGCGATGGCAACCGAGAAGCGACTCATCGTGCGTGGCGTGGCGTTGATGGGCGGCGTCGAGGTCAAGAACTAGGTGCATCCGATCTTCGGCCGCCTCGCACCGCTTGCCGCGTACCTGGGACTGTGGTCCCTCGTCGGCCTGGCCGCTGCGTTGACGCTCGTGCTGCGCGCGGGATGGACGCCGCAGGGCAGTGTCCTCACCGCGCTCCCGGTTGCGCTGGCGTACGGGGTCGTCTGTCTCGCCGCGTGGTACGTGTGTCGTGCGTTCCCGTTGAGCGGCAGCGCGTGGCGCGTGCTGCTGGCGCACGTCGGCGCGGCGAGCCTCACCGGTTCCGTGTGGGTGATGTTCGCGCGCGGGTGGGCGGCGACCGTGGGCACCGGCCCTCAGTGGTCGCGCGACGTCACGGTGCTGCTCTCGACAGTGGCGGTGCTGCTCTTCCTGCTCTCGTCGGCGGTGCATTACGTGTTCATCGCGCTCGAGGATCAGGAAGCCGCGCGGCGGCAGGCGCTGGAATCGGCGGTGCTCGCGCGGGAGGCGGAACTGCGGGCGCTGCGGGCGCAGGTGAATCCGCACTTCCTCTTCAACAGTCTGCACTCGATCGGATCGCTGGCCGGCACACGGCCGGCAGCCGCACGCG of the Acidobacteriota bacterium genome contains:
- a CDS encoding histidine kinase, with the translated sequence MHPIFGRLAPLAAYLGLWSLVGLAAALTLVLRAGWTPQGSVLTALPVALAYGVVCLAAWYVCRAFPLSGSAWRVLLAHVGAASLTGSVWVMFARGWAATVGTGPQWSRDVTVLLSTVAVLLFLLSSAVHYVFIALEDQEAARRQALESAVLAREAELRALRAQVNPHFLFNSLHSIGSLAGTRPAAARDMAIALGEFLRQSLHLGGLAGVPLQEEVELMRQYLAIEQVRFGDRLRVHIDVEPDAGATRVPPLLLQPLVENAIKHGVAGLLDEGVVSITARRDRGHVHVAVVNAFDAEVQSPAGTGTGLRNVRDRLVTHYGPAATFRAGADGERFSVTLTYPCEQARHEEPRA